GATGCCTGCCAGCGTTACCACACCACGCAAGGACAGCGGCGGCGTAGCCGCGCCGCGTTGGCGCGCGCCGGCCAACAGCGCCAGATGCCCGCCCGCCGAATGGCCCAGCGCCACCACGCGCTGCAAATCGAGCGGATAAGTCTGGGCCAGCGTGCGCACGTAATCCACCCCTTGCGCCACGTCGGCGAAGGTGTTTGGCCACGCGCCCTCTTTGTCGCCGATGCGCCGGTATTCCAGATTCCAGGTAGCGATGCCCGCATGAGCCAGATCGGCGCTCAAATGACCCATGTACCCCAGGCCATATTCCGCCAGCCAGCAGCCGCCGTGAATGACGACCGCGACGGGATAGGGCGGTTTGAATTTGTCGCCTTTGGGCAAACGCAACTCGCCGAATTGCAGCGGGTCGCTGCCGTAAGCCAGCTTCTTGTCATAGGGCGGCGGCGGCTCGGTCAAAATC
The nucleotide sequence above comes from Acidobacteriota bacterium. Encoded proteins:
- a CDS encoding alpha/beta hydrolase, which gives rise to MLKLNRTSLLPLTLVLCAVTVLGFVSQQPRNSRAILTEPPPPYDKKLAYGSDPLQFGELRLPKGDKFKPPYPVAVVIHGGCWLAEYGLGYMGHLSADLAHAGIATWNLEYRRIGDKEGAWPNTFADVAQGVDYVRTLAQTYPLDLQRVVALGHSAGGHLALLAGARQRGAATPPLSLRGVVTLAGITDLRRTGTACDAEVPKLMHGSAQENAHLYDLASPLTRLPLHLRQVIVQGDSDRIIPTAMATEYVERAKQKGDDVRLLLIEKAGHFELVDPQAAAWAQVKETVLGLVQPGK